A stretch of Henckelia pumila isolate YLH828 chromosome 4, ASM3356847v2, whole genome shotgun sequence DNA encodes these proteins:
- the LOC140867503 gene encoding cysteine--tRNA ligase, chloroplastic/mitochondrial-like isoform X1 — protein sequence MASLLKYLLPLRLRLPLLHRRAFASKSIHSRFRFSPPISCCNARHSLTTCSGKIDSKKDDDLLMKELRLFNTMTKRNELFKPKVEGKVGMYVCGVTAYDLSHIGHARVYVAFDVLYRYLKYLGYEINYVRNFTDVDDKIIIRANELSEDPIKLSRRYCDEFHLDMTSLNCLPPSVEPRVSEHMSQIIGMIEQILKNGCAYTIGGDVYFSVDKFPEYGRLSGRRLEDNRAGERVAVDSRKKNPADFALWKSAKEGEPFWESPWGPGRPGWHIECSAMSATYLGYSFDIHGGGMDLIFPHHENEIAQSRAACHQSNISYWIHNGFVTIDSEKMSKSLGNFFTIRQVIELYHPLALRLFLMGTHYRSPINYSDMQLESASDRVFYIYQTLHDCEIVLTRHDQAGWKDSIPTETKICINKFHDECLTSMSDDLHTPVALAAMSEPLKTINDLLHTRKGKKQELRLESLAALEKTIRSALTILGLLPDSYSETLQQLRNYALKRSKLTEDEVLQKMEERSKARKNKEYEKSDVIRKDLAAVGIALMDSPDGTSWRPTIPLALQEQLTGS from the exons ATGGCGTCTCTCTTGAAATATTTGCTTCCCCTCCGCCTCCGCCTCCCACTCCTACACCGCAGAGCCTTCGCATCAAAATCCATCCACTCACGCTTCCGTTTTTCTCCCCCAATTAGTTGCTGCAACGCTCGTCATTCATTGACCACTTGTAGTGGGAAAATTGATTCTAAGAAAGATGATGATTTGCTAATGAAGGAGCTGCGGCTGTTCAATACGATGACCAAGCGGAATGAGTTGTTTAAGCCTAAAGTTGAGGGTAAAGTTGGGATGTATGTCTGCGGCGTCACTGCTTACGATCTCAGTCACATTGGCCACGCTCGTGTTTACGTTGCTTTTGACGTTCTCTACCG ATACCtcaagtatttgggatatgaGATCAACTATGTCCGCAATTTCACTGATGTCGATGATAAG atcattatcagagcAAATGAATTGAGTGAGGATCCTATCAAGTTAAGCAGACGGTACTGCGATGAATTTCATCTTGATATGACGTCTCTTAACTGCCTTCCTCCTTCGGTGGAACCTCGTGTCTCTGAACACATGTCGCAAATCATTGGCATGATTGAACAG ATACTCAAGAATGGGTGTGCATATACCATCGGTGGTGATGTGTACTTTTCTGTTGACAAATTTCCCGAATATGGACGATTATCAGGGCGTAGGTTGGAAGATAATAGGGCTGGTGAACGGGTTGCGGTAGACTCAAGGAAGAAGAACCCAGCTGACTTTGCTTTATGGAAA TCAGCAAAGGAGGGTGAACCTTTTTGGGAGAGTCCATGGGGTCCTGGAAGACCTGGATGGCATATAGAGTGCAGTGCTATGAGTGCTACTTACTTAGGCTATTCTTTTGACATACATGGTGGTGGAATGGATCTGATTTTTCCCCATCATGAGAATGAGATTGCACAAAGTCGTGCTGCGTGCCATCAAAGCAATATTAGCTATTGGATACATAATGGATTTGTGACCATCGACTCTGAGAAAATGTCAAAGTCTCTTGGGAACTTTTTCACTATCAGACAG GTCATAGAGCTTTATCATCCACTGGCTTTAAGGCTTTTCTTAATGGGCACTCACTATCGTTCCCCGATCAATTATTCTGACATGCAGCTTGAAAGTGCTTCTGACCgtgttttttatatttatcaG ACATTGCATGATTGTGAGATTGTCCTAACCCGGCATGACCAAGCTGGTTGGAAGGACTCCATTCCAACAGAAACAAAAATTTGCATCAATAAATTCCATGATGAGTGTTTGACATCAATGTCTGATGATCTTCACACTCCTGTAGCATTGGCTGCTATGTCAGAACCATTGAAAACCATCAATGATCTTCTGCATACTCGTAAG GGAAAGAAACAAGAGTTAAGACTAGAGTCACTTGCAGCTTTAGAAAAGACAATTAGAAGTGCTCTTACTATTTTGGGGCTCTTGCCAGATAGCTACTCTGAG ACATTGCAGCAGCTGAGGAATTATGCTCTGAAGCGGTCAAAGTTGACTGAAGATGAAGTTTTGCAGAAGATGGAAGAGAGGAGCAAGGCcagaaaaaataaagaatatgaAAAATCAGATGTGATTCGAAAGGACTTGGCAGCTGTGGGCATAGCACTCATGGACAGCCCCGACGGCACATCATGGAGACCGACCATTCCTCTGGCCTTGCAAGAACAACTTACTGGAAGCTGA
- the LOC140867503 gene encoding cysteine--tRNA ligase, chloroplastic/mitochondrial-like isoform X2: MSCLSLKLRVKLGCMSAASLLTISVTLATLVFTLLLTFSTGRYLKYLGYEINYVRNFTDVDDKIIIRANELSEDPIKLSRRYCDEFHLDMTSLNCLPPSVEPRVSEHMSQIIGMIEQILKNGCAYTIGGDVYFSVDKFPEYGRLSGRRLEDNRAGERVAVDSRKKNPADFALWKSAKEGEPFWESPWGPGRPGWHIECSAMSATYLGYSFDIHGGGMDLIFPHHENEIAQSRAACHQSNISYWIHNGFVTIDSEKMSKSLGNFFTIRQVIELYHPLALRLFLMGTHYRSPINYSDMQLESASDRVFYIYQTLHDCEIVLTRHDQAGWKDSIPTETKICINKFHDECLTSMSDDLHTPVALAAMSEPLKTINDLLHTRKGKKQELRLESLAALEKTIRSALTILGLLPDSYSETLQQLRNYALKRSKLTEDEVLQKMEERSKARKNKEYEKSDVIRKDLAAVGIALMDSPDGTSWRPTIPLALQEQLTGS; this comes from the exons ATGAGTTGTTTAAGCCTAAAGTTGAGGGTAAAGTTGGGATGTATGTCTGCGGCGTCACTGCTTACGATCTCAGTCACATTGGCCACGCTCGTGTTTACGTTGCTTTTGACGTTCTCTACCG GCAGATACCtcaagtatttgggatatgaGATCAACTATGTCCGCAATTTCACTGATGTCGATGATAAG atcattatcagagcAAATGAATTGAGTGAGGATCCTATCAAGTTAAGCAGACGGTACTGCGATGAATTTCATCTTGATATGACGTCTCTTAACTGCCTTCCTCCTTCGGTGGAACCTCGTGTCTCTGAACACATGTCGCAAATCATTGGCATGATTGAACAG ATACTCAAGAATGGGTGTGCATATACCATCGGTGGTGATGTGTACTTTTCTGTTGACAAATTTCCCGAATATGGACGATTATCAGGGCGTAGGTTGGAAGATAATAGGGCTGGTGAACGGGTTGCGGTAGACTCAAGGAAGAAGAACCCAGCTGACTTTGCTTTATGGAAA TCAGCAAAGGAGGGTGAACCTTTTTGGGAGAGTCCATGGGGTCCTGGAAGACCTGGATGGCATATAGAGTGCAGTGCTATGAGTGCTACTTACTTAGGCTATTCTTTTGACATACATGGTGGTGGAATGGATCTGATTTTTCCCCATCATGAGAATGAGATTGCACAAAGTCGTGCTGCGTGCCATCAAAGCAATATTAGCTATTGGATACATAATGGATTTGTGACCATCGACTCTGAGAAAATGTCAAAGTCTCTTGGGAACTTTTTCACTATCAGACAG GTCATAGAGCTTTATCATCCACTGGCTTTAAGGCTTTTCTTAATGGGCACTCACTATCGTTCCCCGATCAATTATTCTGACATGCAGCTTGAAAGTGCTTCTGACCgtgttttttatatttatcaG ACATTGCATGATTGTGAGATTGTCCTAACCCGGCATGACCAAGCTGGTTGGAAGGACTCCATTCCAACAGAAACAAAAATTTGCATCAATAAATTCCATGATGAGTGTTTGACATCAATGTCTGATGATCTTCACACTCCTGTAGCATTGGCTGCTATGTCAGAACCATTGAAAACCATCAATGATCTTCTGCATACTCGTAAG GGAAAGAAACAAGAGTTAAGACTAGAGTCACTTGCAGCTTTAGAAAAGACAATTAGAAGTGCTCTTACTATTTTGGGGCTCTTGCCAGATAGCTACTCTGAG ACATTGCAGCAGCTGAGGAATTATGCTCTGAAGCGGTCAAAGTTGACTGAAGATGAAGTTTTGCAGAAGATGGAAGAGAGGAGCAAGGCcagaaaaaataaagaatatgaAAAATCAGATGTGATTCGAAAGGACTTGGCAGCTGTGGGCATAGCACTCATGGACAGCCCCGACGGCACATCATGGAGACCGACCATTCCTCTGGCCTTGCAAGAACAACTTACTGGAAGCTGA
- the LOC140867503 gene encoding cysteine--tRNA ligase, chloroplastic/mitochondrial-like isoform X3 codes for MTSLNCLPPSVEPRVSEHMSQIIGMIEQILKNGCAYTIGGDVYFSVDKFPEYGRLSGRRLEDNRAGERVAVDSRKKNPADFALWKSAKEGEPFWESPWGPGRPGWHIECSAMSATYLGYSFDIHGGGMDLIFPHHENEIAQSRAACHQSNISYWIHNGFVTIDSEKMSKSLGNFFTIRQVIELYHPLALRLFLMGTHYRSPINYSDMQLESASDRVFYIYQTLHDCEIVLTRHDQAGWKDSIPTETKICINKFHDECLTSMSDDLHTPVALAAMSEPLKTINDLLHTRKGKKQELRLESLAALEKTIRSALTILGLLPDSYSETLQQLRNYALKRSKLTEDEVLQKMEERSKARKNKEYEKSDVIRKDLAAVGIALMDSPDGTSWRPTIPLALQEQLTGS; via the exons ATGACGTCTCTTAACTGCCTTCCTCCTTCGGTGGAACCTCGTGTCTCTGAACACATGTCGCAAATCATTGGCATGATTGAACAG ATACTCAAGAATGGGTGTGCATATACCATCGGTGGTGATGTGTACTTTTCTGTTGACAAATTTCCCGAATATGGACGATTATCAGGGCGTAGGTTGGAAGATAATAGGGCTGGTGAACGGGTTGCGGTAGACTCAAGGAAGAAGAACCCAGCTGACTTTGCTTTATGGAAA TCAGCAAAGGAGGGTGAACCTTTTTGGGAGAGTCCATGGGGTCCTGGAAGACCTGGATGGCATATAGAGTGCAGTGCTATGAGTGCTACTTACTTAGGCTATTCTTTTGACATACATGGTGGTGGAATGGATCTGATTTTTCCCCATCATGAGAATGAGATTGCACAAAGTCGTGCTGCGTGCCATCAAAGCAATATTAGCTATTGGATACATAATGGATTTGTGACCATCGACTCTGAGAAAATGTCAAAGTCTCTTGGGAACTTTTTCACTATCAGACAG GTCATAGAGCTTTATCATCCACTGGCTTTAAGGCTTTTCTTAATGGGCACTCACTATCGTTCCCCGATCAATTATTCTGACATGCAGCTTGAAAGTGCTTCTGACCgtgttttttatatttatcaG ACATTGCATGATTGTGAGATTGTCCTAACCCGGCATGACCAAGCTGGTTGGAAGGACTCCATTCCAACAGAAACAAAAATTTGCATCAATAAATTCCATGATGAGTGTTTGACATCAATGTCTGATGATCTTCACACTCCTGTAGCATTGGCTGCTATGTCAGAACCATTGAAAACCATCAATGATCTTCTGCATACTCGTAAG GGAAAGAAACAAGAGTTAAGACTAGAGTCACTTGCAGCTTTAGAAAAGACAATTAGAAGTGCTCTTACTATTTTGGGGCTCTTGCCAGATAGCTACTCTGAG ACATTGCAGCAGCTGAGGAATTATGCTCTGAAGCGGTCAAAGTTGACTGAAGATGAAGTTTTGCAGAAGATGGAAGAGAGGAGCAAGGCcagaaaaaataaagaatatgaAAAATCAGATGTGATTCGAAAGGACTTGGCAGCTGTGGGCATAGCACTCATGGACAGCCCCGACGGCACATCATGGAGACCGACCATTCCTCTGGCCTTGCAAGAACAACTTACTGGAAGCTGA
- the LOC140867502 gene encoding uncharacterized protein isoform X2, protein MKILADKNLTMLFPIAKTLLVTNRPSEVGVIRLLRFFCDRSHSSLSKRPGPLFHYKSLVDQGKLQHDPCQEKVAFELDNLLGRLSRYEKEMEVFHANLAKWEEDRENTRRKLLIEEAKQQGGAMTFVKKRSNYFKMWTSRKPDNVEPGVGKWVSYLNREKRLDSLVGQRPTAPPAPKGLYIFGNVGSGKTMLMDMFYGATEGIVQHRKRFHFHEAMLQVHDLMHKVWKSQETEKSIQSSISQWVINLPFETKIKEWLVEEERYRQEMKMKNILPDVADKFLVNGRGNQGGASVLCFDEIQTVDVFAIVALSGVLSRLLSTGTILVATSNRAPRDLNQDGMQRDIFMEFVTRLEEHCENVVIGSDIDYRRQMGQKSIDQAHYFWPLNSIKKSEYEQTWSMITGRLGGKVISQTLPVMFGRTLEVPESCNGVARFSFEFLCGRPVGAPDYIAIAKTYHTVFISDIPVMSMRIRDKARRFITLVDELYNHHCCLYCSVATSIEELFQGTEEGSLFDIESFQFETETEGSKLRRDVLAKGGVSSGGAPSGIISLLSGQEEMFAFRRAVSRLIEMQTSLYLEGVRYFHPCFQARQKSCS, encoded by the exons ATGAAAATTTTAGCAGATAAAAATCTGACAATGCTTTTCCCCATCGCTAAAACATTATTAGTTACCAATCGACCTTCTGAAGTTGGTGTTATTCGTCTTCTTCGGTTCTTTTGTGACCGCTCACACTCTTCTCTTTCCAAGCGTCCTG GTCCGCTTTTTCATTACAAGAGTTTAGTTGATCAAGGGAAGTTGCAACACGATCCTTGCCAGGAAAAGGTTGCTTTTGAACTGGATAATTTGCTTGGGAGGTTGAGTCGATACGAGAAAGAAATGGAAGTATTTCAT GCAAACCTTGCGAAATGGGAAGAGGACCGGGAAAATACTCGACGGAAGCTTTTGATAGAGGAAGCGAAACAACAGGGAGGTGCGATGACATTTGTGAAAAAGCGTAGCAATTATTTCAAGATGTGGACGTCACG GAAACCTGATAATGTTGAACCTGGCGTGGGGAAATGGGTGTCCTATCTGAACAGAGAAAAGAGATTGGATTCATTGGTTGGCCAGCGCCCCACTGCTCCTCCCGCCCCAAAAGGACTATATATATTTGGAAATGTTGGAAGTG GGAAGACAATGCTCATGGATATGTTTTACGGTGCCACAGAAGGAATTGTTCAACATCGAAAAAGGTTTCACTTTCATGAG GCTATGCTTCAAGTACATGACCTCATGCATAAAGTATGGAAGAGTCAAGAAACAGAAAAATCTATTCAATCTAGCATTTCTCAATGGgttattaatcttccatttgaaacaaaaattaaagaatGGTTAGTTGAAGAAGAAAGATATAGACAGGAGATGAAGATGAAAAATATTCTTCCAGATGTGGCTGATAAGTTCCTTGTTAATGGACGCGGAAATCAAGGAGGAGCTAGTGTTCTCTGTTTTGATGAAATACAG ACGGTTGATGTATTTGCTATTGTGGCTTTATCTGGAGTTTTAAGTAGATTATTGAGTACAGGAACCATTCTTGTGGCGACTAGTAATCGTGCACCAAGGGATTTAAATCAG GATGGCATGCAAAGAGATATCTTCATGGAATTTGTGACCAGATTGGAGGAGCATTGTGAAAATGTTGTTATCGGAAGTGATATTGATTACAGACGTCAGATGGGACAAAAATCAATTGATCAG GCTCATTACTTTTGGCCTCTGAATAGCATAAAAAAAAGTGAGTACGAACAAACATGGAGCATGATCACGGGACGGTTGGGAGGGAAGGTCATTTCTCAAACTCTTCCAGTGATGTTTGGAAG AACTTTGGAAGTCCCCGAAAGCTGCAATGGGGTGGCACGTTTCAGTTTTGAATTTCTATGTGGTCGTCCA GTAGGAGCACCTGATTATATTGCCATTGCTAAAACGTATCACACAGTCTTCATATCAGACATTCCTGTTATGAGTATGCGTATTCGAGATAAG GCTCGGAGATTTATCACCCTTGTTGATGAATTGTACAATCACCATTGCTGCCTCTACTGTTCTGTTGCCACGTCAATCGAAGAATTGTTTCAGGGAACCGAGGAAGGATCGTTGTTCGACATAGAGAG CTTTCAGTTTGAAACAGAAACAGAAGGCTCTAAGCTTCGGCGAGATGTTTTGGCAAAAGGTGGTGTGAGTTCGGGGGGTGCGCCCTCCGGAATCATTTCACTTCTATCTGGTCAAGAGGAGATGTTTGCATTTCGAAGAGCT GTTTCACGTTTGATCGAAATGCAAACTTCTTTATATCTTGAAGGGGTTCGTTATTTTCATCCATGTTTCCAAGCGAGGCAAAAATCTTGTAGCTAA
- the LOC140867502 gene encoding uncharacterized protein isoform X1 produces the protein MKILADKNLTMLFPIAKTLLVTNRPSEVGVIRLLRFFCDRSHSSLSKRPGPLFHYKSLVDQGKLQHDPCQEKVAFELDNLLGRLSRYEKEMEVFHANLAKWEEDRENTRRKLLIEEAKQQGGAMTFVKKRSNYFKMWTSRRKPDNVEPGVGKWVSYLNREKRLDSLVGQRPTAPPAPKGLYIFGNVGSGKTMLMDMFYGATEGIVQHRKRFHFHEAMLQVHDLMHKVWKSQETEKSIQSSISQWVINLPFETKIKEWLVEEERYRQEMKMKNILPDVADKFLVNGRGNQGGASVLCFDEIQTVDVFAIVALSGVLSRLLSTGTILVATSNRAPRDLNQDGMQRDIFMEFVTRLEEHCENVVIGSDIDYRRQMGQKSIDQAHYFWPLNSIKKSEYEQTWSMITGRLGGKVISQTLPVMFGRTLEVPESCNGVARFSFEFLCGRPVGAPDYIAIAKTYHTVFISDIPVMSMRIRDKARRFITLVDELYNHHCCLYCSVATSIEELFQGTEEGSLFDIESFQFETETEGSKLRRDVLAKGGVSSGGAPSGIISLLSGQEEMFAFRRAVSRLIEMQTSLYLEGVRYFHPCFQARQKSCS, from the exons ATGAAAATTTTAGCAGATAAAAATCTGACAATGCTTTTCCCCATCGCTAAAACATTATTAGTTACCAATCGACCTTCTGAAGTTGGTGTTATTCGTCTTCTTCGGTTCTTTTGTGACCGCTCACACTCTTCTCTTTCCAAGCGTCCTG GTCCGCTTTTTCATTACAAGAGTTTAGTTGATCAAGGGAAGTTGCAACACGATCCTTGCCAGGAAAAGGTTGCTTTTGAACTGGATAATTTGCTTGGGAGGTTGAGTCGATACGAGAAAGAAATGGAAGTATTTCAT GCAAACCTTGCGAAATGGGAAGAGGACCGGGAAAATACTCGACGGAAGCTTTTGATAGAGGAAGCGAAACAACAGGGAGGTGCGATGACATTTGTGAAAAAGCGTAGCAATTATTTCAAGATGTGGACGTCACG CAGGAAACCTGATAATGTTGAACCTGGCGTGGGGAAATGGGTGTCCTATCTGAACAGAGAAAAGAGATTGGATTCATTGGTTGGCCAGCGCCCCACTGCTCCTCCCGCCCCAAAAGGACTATATATATTTGGAAATGTTGGAAGTG GGAAGACAATGCTCATGGATATGTTTTACGGTGCCACAGAAGGAATTGTTCAACATCGAAAAAGGTTTCACTTTCATGAG GCTATGCTTCAAGTACATGACCTCATGCATAAAGTATGGAAGAGTCAAGAAACAGAAAAATCTATTCAATCTAGCATTTCTCAATGGgttattaatcttccatttgaaacaaaaattaaagaatGGTTAGTTGAAGAAGAAAGATATAGACAGGAGATGAAGATGAAAAATATTCTTCCAGATGTGGCTGATAAGTTCCTTGTTAATGGACGCGGAAATCAAGGAGGAGCTAGTGTTCTCTGTTTTGATGAAATACAG ACGGTTGATGTATTTGCTATTGTGGCTTTATCTGGAGTTTTAAGTAGATTATTGAGTACAGGAACCATTCTTGTGGCGACTAGTAATCGTGCACCAAGGGATTTAAATCAG GATGGCATGCAAAGAGATATCTTCATGGAATTTGTGACCAGATTGGAGGAGCATTGTGAAAATGTTGTTATCGGAAGTGATATTGATTACAGACGTCAGATGGGACAAAAATCAATTGATCAG GCTCATTACTTTTGGCCTCTGAATAGCATAAAAAAAAGTGAGTACGAACAAACATGGAGCATGATCACGGGACGGTTGGGAGGGAAGGTCATTTCTCAAACTCTTCCAGTGATGTTTGGAAG AACTTTGGAAGTCCCCGAAAGCTGCAATGGGGTGGCACGTTTCAGTTTTGAATTTCTATGTGGTCGTCCA GTAGGAGCACCTGATTATATTGCCATTGCTAAAACGTATCACACAGTCTTCATATCAGACATTCCTGTTATGAGTATGCGTATTCGAGATAAG GCTCGGAGATTTATCACCCTTGTTGATGAATTGTACAATCACCATTGCTGCCTCTACTGTTCTGTTGCCACGTCAATCGAAGAATTGTTTCAGGGAACCGAGGAAGGATCGTTGTTCGACATAGAGAG CTTTCAGTTTGAAACAGAAACAGAAGGCTCTAAGCTTCGGCGAGATGTTTTGGCAAAAGGTGGTGTGAGTTCGGGGGGTGCGCCCTCCGGAATCATTTCACTTCTATCTGGTCAAGAGGAGATGTTTGCATTTCGAAGAGCT GTTTCACGTTTGATCGAAATGCAAACTTCTTTATATCTTGAAGGGGTTCGTTATTTTCATCCATGTTTCCAAGCGAGGCAAAAATCTTGTAGCTAA
- the LOC140867502 gene encoding uncharacterized protein isoform X3, whose translation MKILADKNLTMLFPIAKTLLVTNRPSEVGVIRLLRFFCDRSHSSLSKRPGPLFHYKSLVDQGKLQHDPCQEKVAFELDNLLGRLSRYEKEMEVFHANLAKWEEDRENTRRKLLIEEAKQQGGAMTFVKKRSNYFKMWTSRRKPDNVEPGVGKWVSYLNREKRLDSLVGQRPTAPPAPKGLYIFGNVGSGKTMLMDMFYGATEGIVQHRKRFHFHEAMLQVHDLMHKVWKSQETEKSIQSSISQWVINLPFETKIKEWLVEEERYRQEMKMKNILPDVADKFLVNGRGNQGGASVLCFDEIQTVDVFAIVALSGVLSRLLSTGTILVATSNRAPRDLNQDGMQRDIFMEFVTRLEEHCENVVIGSDIDYRRQMGQKSIDQAHYFWPLNSIKKSEYEQTWSMITGRLGGKVISQTLPVMFGRTLEVPESCNGVARFSFEFLCGRPVGAPDYIAIAKTYHTVFISDIPVMSMRIRDKARRFITLVDELYNHHCCLYCSVATSIEELFQGTEEGSLFDIERLVSQLPNGLSV comes from the exons ATGAAAATTTTAGCAGATAAAAATCTGACAATGCTTTTCCCCATCGCTAAAACATTATTAGTTACCAATCGACCTTCTGAAGTTGGTGTTATTCGTCTTCTTCGGTTCTTTTGTGACCGCTCACACTCTTCTCTTTCCAAGCGTCCTG GTCCGCTTTTTCATTACAAGAGTTTAGTTGATCAAGGGAAGTTGCAACACGATCCTTGCCAGGAAAAGGTTGCTTTTGAACTGGATAATTTGCTTGGGAGGTTGAGTCGATACGAGAAAGAAATGGAAGTATTTCAT GCAAACCTTGCGAAATGGGAAGAGGACCGGGAAAATACTCGACGGAAGCTTTTGATAGAGGAAGCGAAACAACAGGGAGGTGCGATGACATTTGTGAAAAAGCGTAGCAATTATTTCAAGATGTGGACGTCACG CAGGAAACCTGATAATGTTGAACCTGGCGTGGGGAAATGGGTGTCCTATCTGAACAGAGAAAAGAGATTGGATTCATTGGTTGGCCAGCGCCCCACTGCTCCTCCCGCCCCAAAAGGACTATATATATTTGGAAATGTTGGAAGTG GGAAGACAATGCTCATGGATATGTTTTACGGTGCCACAGAAGGAATTGTTCAACATCGAAAAAGGTTTCACTTTCATGAG GCTATGCTTCAAGTACATGACCTCATGCATAAAGTATGGAAGAGTCAAGAAACAGAAAAATCTATTCAATCTAGCATTTCTCAATGGgttattaatcttccatttgaaacaaaaattaaagaatGGTTAGTTGAAGAAGAAAGATATAGACAGGAGATGAAGATGAAAAATATTCTTCCAGATGTGGCTGATAAGTTCCTTGTTAATGGACGCGGAAATCAAGGAGGAGCTAGTGTTCTCTGTTTTGATGAAATACAG ACGGTTGATGTATTTGCTATTGTGGCTTTATCTGGAGTTTTAAGTAGATTATTGAGTACAGGAACCATTCTTGTGGCGACTAGTAATCGTGCACCAAGGGATTTAAATCAG GATGGCATGCAAAGAGATATCTTCATGGAATTTGTGACCAGATTGGAGGAGCATTGTGAAAATGTTGTTATCGGAAGTGATATTGATTACAGACGTCAGATGGGACAAAAATCAATTGATCAG GCTCATTACTTTTGGCCTCTGAATAGCATAAAAAAAAGTGAGTACGAACAAACATGGAGCATGATCACGGGACGGTTGGGAGGGAAGGTCATTTCTCAAACTCTTCCAGTGATGTTTGGAAG AACTTTGGAAGTCCCCGAAAGCTGCAATGGGGTGGCACGTTTCAGTTTTGAATTTCTATGTGGTCGTCCA GTAGGAGCACCTGATTATATTGCCATTGCTAAAACGTATCACACAGTCTTCATATCAGACATTCCTGTTATGAGTATGCGTATTCGAGATAAG GCTCGGAGATTTATCACCCTTGTTGATGAATTGTACAATCACCATTGCTGCCTCTACTGTTCTGTTGCCACGTCAATCGAAGAATTGTTTCAGGGAACCGAGGAAGGATCGTTGTTCGACATAGAGAGGCTAGTATCTCAGTTACCTAATGgt CTTTCAGTTTGA